The proteins below are encoded in one region of Buttiauxella gaviniae:
- the frr gene encoding ribosome recycling factor: protein MISDIRKDAEVRMEKCVEAFKNQISKIRTGRASPSLLDGIIVEYYGTPTPLRQLASVTVEDSRTLKINVFDRSLSQAVEKAIMSSDLGLNPSSAGSDIRVPLPALTEERRKDLIKIVRGEAEGARVAVRNVRRDANDKVKNLLKDKEISEDDDRRSQDDVQKMTDAAIKKVDAALAEKEAELMQF from the coding sequence GTGATTAGCGATATCAGAAAAGATGCCGAAGTGCGTATGGAAAAATGCGTAGAAGCATTCAAAAACCAAATTAGTAAAATCCGTACTGGCCGTGCTTCTCCGTCCCTGCTGGACGGGATCATTGTAGAATATTACGGAACCCCAACTCCGCTGCGTCAACTGGCAAGCGTAACCGTTGAAGACTCACGCACTCTGAAAATCAACGTGTTTGACCGCTCTTTGAGCCAGGCCGTTGAGAAAGCGATCATGTCTTCTGACCTCGGTCTGAACCCAAGCTCTGCTGGTAGCGACATTCGTGTGCCACTTCCTGCGCTGACTGAAGAACGTCGTAAAGATCTTATCAAGATTGTGCGCGGCGAAGCTGAAGGCGCACGCGTTGCCGTTCGTAACGTTCGTCGTGATGCTAACGATAAAGTTAAAAATCTGCTGAAAGATAAAGAAATCAGTGAAGATGACGATCGTCGTTCCCAGGATGACGTTCAGAAAATGACTGATGCAGCGATCAAAAAAGTAGACGCAGCTCTGGCTGAGAAAGAAGCTGAGCTAATGCAGTTCTAA
- the cdsA gene encoding phosphatidate cytidylyltransferase: MLKYRLLSAFILIPVVIAALFWLPPVGFAITTLVVCMLAAWEWGQLAGFKARSQRVWLAVLCGLLLALMLYALPEYQRTVHIPLVEASLWASLAWWFAALLLVLFYPGSATLWRNSKTLRLIFGVLTIVPFFWGMIALRNWHYDINHYTGSIWLLYVMVLVWGADSGAYMFGKMFGKHKLAPKVSPGKTWQGFFGGLFTSAIISLLFGMWANLDVAPVILLTCSIIAALASVLGDLTESMFKREAGIKDSGHLIPGHGGILDRIDSLTAAVPVFACLLLLVFRTI; this comes from the coding sequence TTGCTGAAGTATCGCCTGCTTTCTGCGTTTATTTTAATCCCGGTGGTGATAGCCGCGCTGTTTTGGCTTCCACCTGTAGGATTTGCTATTACGACCCTCGTGGTATGTATGTTAGCGGCCTGGGAATGGGGACAACTGGCTGGTTTTAAAGCACGTTCACAACGTGTCTGGCTTGCCGTACTGTGTGGATTGTTATTGGCGTTAATGCTTTATGCATTGCCCGAGTACCAGCGCACGGTGCATATTCCGCTGGTTGAGGCCTCGTTATGGGCATCGCTTGCATGGTGGTTTGCCGCGCTATTACTGGTGTTGTTCTATCCGGGCTCTGCAACCCTCTGGCGTAACTCTAAAACGCTGCGTCTGATATTTGGCGTATTGACGATTGTGCCGTTTTTCTGGGGCATGATTGCGCTGCGCAACTGGCACTATGATATCAACCATTACACGGGCTCAATCTGGCTTCTGTATGTGATGGTGCTTGTCTGGGGCGCGGACTCCGGTGCTTATATGTTTGGCAAAATGTTTGGTAAACATAAGCTCGCTCCGAAAGTATCCCCTGGTAAAACATGGCAGGGCTTCTTTGGTGGCTTGTTCACTTCTGCGATTATCTCCTTGCTGTTTGGCATGTGGGCGAATCTGGACGTCGCACCGGTTATCCTTTTGACTTGTTCGATTATTGCTGCCCTGGCGTCTGTTTTGGGTGATTTAACCGAAAGCATGTTTAAACGTGAAGCAGGGATTAAAGATAGCGGTCACCTGATCCCCGGTCATGGTGGTATCCTTGACCGCATTGATAGCCTCACAGCAGCAGTACCGGTATTTGCCTGTCTGTTATTGCTGGTATTCAGGACGATTTAA
- the ispU gene encoding (2E,6E)-farnesyl-diphosphate-specific ditrans,polycis-undecaprenyl-diphosphate synthase, with the protein MLSVNEQLSESHSDHGARHVAIIMDGNGRWAKRQGKMRVSGHKAGAKSVRRAVSFAANNGIDALTLYAFSSENWNRPAQEVSALMELFVWALDSEVKSLHRHNVRLRIIGDISRFNARLQERIHKAEALTSTNTGLTLNIAANYGGRWDIIQGVRHLAEQVQEGLLRPDQIDEELLSKQICMNELAPVDLVIRTGGEHRISNFLIWQIAYAELYFTDVLWPDFDEQDFEGALHAFANRERRFGGTAPGGE; encoded by the coding sequence ATGTTGTCTGTAAACGAACAATTAAGCGAATCACATTCTGACCATGGCGCTCGTCATGTTGCCATTATTATGGATGGCAACGGTCGTTGGGCTAAACGGCAAGGGAAGATGAGGGTTTCAGGACATAAAGCAGGAGCGAAATCGGTACGCCGTGCTGTAAGTTTTGCAGCCAATAACGGTATTGATGCGCTAACGCTTTATGCATTCAGTAGTGAAAACTGGAATCGTCCGGCTCAGGAAGTCAGTGCATTGATGGAGTTGTTTGTGTGGGCTTTAGACAGCGAAGTCAAAAGCTTGCATCGTCACAACGTCCGTTTGCGTATTATCGGTGATATCAGTCGATTCAATGCTCGCCTGCAAGAACGTATTCATAAAGCAGAAGCTTTAACCAGCACCAATACCGGTTTAACGCTCAACATTGCCGCGAATTATGGTGGCCGTTGGGATATTATTCAGGGAGTGCGGCATCTCGCCGAACAGGTGCAGGAAGGCTTATTGCGCCCAGACCAGATTGATGAAGAGTTGCTGAGCAAGCAAATCTGCATGAATGAACTGGCTCCCGTAGATTTGGTAATTAGGACAGGGGGAGAGCATCGTATCAGTAACTTTCTGATTTGGCAGATTGCCTACGCAGAACTTTATTTCACTGATGTTCTTTGGCCTGATTTCGATGAACAAGACTTTGAAGGTGCACTACATGCTTTTGCAAATCGAGAGCGTCGTTTTGGCGGCACGGCACCTGGTGGTGAGTAA
- the ispC gene encoding 1-deoxy-D-xylulose-5-phosphate reductoisomerase — MKLLTILGSTGSIGTSTLSVVRHNPDKFSVTALVAGKNVVRMAEQCLEFKPRWAVMDDEASAGELRRLLKEQGCATEVLAGQQAACEMAALDDVNQVMAAIVGAAGLLPTLAAIAAGKQVLLANKESLVTCGRLFMDAVQRSHAQLLPIDSEHNAIFQSLPETIQQNLGYAELESNGVSSIILTGSGGPFRETPLGELAAMTPDQACSHPNWSMGRKISVDSATMMNKGLEYIEARWLFNASAKQMEVLIHPQSVIHSMVRYRDGSVLAQLGAPDMRTPIAHAMAFPERVQSGVEPLDFCKIGTFTFMEPDYHRYPCLKLAMDAFEQGQAATTVLNAANEIVVEAFLREQLRFTEIASLNRAVLESVDLTEPKSVEDVLVVDAKAREVARKLVTRIASR, encoded by the coding sequence ATGAAGCTACTAACCATTCTTGGCTCTACCGGATCTATCGGTACCAGTACCCTTAGCGTTGTTCGTCATAATCCTGATAAGTTTTCCGTCACGGCGCTGGTTGCCGGGAAAAATGTCGTGCGAATGGCTGAACAGTGCCTGGAGTTCAAGCCACGATGGGCTGTGATGGATGATGAAGCCTCTGCCGGTGAATTACGCCGTCTGCTAAAAGAGCAGGGCTGCGCAACCGAAGTTCTGGCAGGGCAGCAGGCCGCGTGTGAAATGGCTGCGCTGGATGACGTTAATCAGGTTATGGCTGCGATTGTTGGGGCTGCGGGTTTGCTGCCAACGCTTGCGGCCATTGCTGCTGGCAAGCAGGTGCTACTGGCGAACAAAGAATCGTTAGTGACTTGTGGACGTCTGTTTATGGATGCTGTGCAGCGAAGCCACGCTCAATTGTTGCCCATCGACAGCGAACACAACGCGATTTTTCAGAGTTTGCCGGAAACAATCCAACAAAACCTCGGGTACGCTGAACTTGAGAGTAATGGCGTTTCGTCAATTATTCTTACCGGATCAGGTGGCCCATTTCGAGAGACACCATTAGGTGAACTGGCAGCGATGACGCCGGATCAGGCCTGTAGCCATCCGAACTGGTCGATGGGACGTAAAATCTCTGTCGATTCAGCCACCATGATGAACAAAGGTCTCGAATATATTGAAGCTCGCTGGCTATTCAACGCTTCAGCTAAGCAAATGGAAGTCCTGATACATCCGCAGTCGGTTATCCACTCGATGGTTCGCTATCGTGATGGTAGCGTGCTGGCGCAGCTAGGCGCGCCTGATATGCGAACACCGATCGCACATGCCATGGCGTTCCCGGAGCGTGTTCAATCCGGAGTCGAGCCGCTAGATTTTTGTAAAATTGGCACTTTCACGTTTATGGAACCGGATTATCACCGCTATCCTTGTTTGAAACTTGCGATGGACGCATTTGAGCAAGGACAGGCCGCAACGACCGTGTTGAATGCAGCTAATGAAATCGTGGTTGAAGCATTCTTGCGTGAGCAATTGCGCTTTACAGAGATTGCCTCCCTGAATCGTGCGGTACTGGAAAGTGTTGATTTAACGGAACCTAAGAGCGTGGAAGATGTGCTTGTTGTGGATGCAAAAGCACGTGAGGTTGCCCGAAAACTGGTGACGCGCATCGCGTCCCGATGA